A segment of the Mogibacterium diversum genome:
AGGCCAATCCACAGTGGAAGTGTCACGCATGAATGCGCTCTACCGCAGCTGACCTCACCAGACTTTATACAATCTACTGGGGCAAGACTGCCTTCCGTAATACGAAGGATTTCACCGATGTTATAATCTTCAGGTGATTTAATCAATCTATAGCCACCGTTCTTACCTCGAAGGCTCCTCAGCATACCACCTTTGTTAAGCATCGATACGACATTCTCGAGATACTTCATCGATAGCTTCTGCCGATCTGATATATCCGCGAGAGATACGTAACCTCCATCGTCGTGGTTAGCAAGATCAATCATGACCATCAGAGCGTAACGACCTTTTGTTGAAACAATCATGGCTCTTCCTTTCTTTGATATCTTGCGTGTTCATTTCTTACAACTGAAGAATAACACATTGCGCACAACCAATCAAGCATTTTCCTATTATTCATATAGGAATTTGGTGTATTAAAAAATGAGCAAAATTTTATGCTAGTCTTTTCTTGAACTTTCACCAACTTAACTCGCATTTTTGCTCATTATATTTTACCGTTTATCGTTATGTTTCGACATCCGTTTATAACTGGTACATACGATACATATTTGCATATATACCGTCCTTCGCCATGAGTTCATCGTGTGTTCCCTCTTCTGCAATTCCATCTTGATTTAACACGATGATTCGGTCTGCACTCTTAATTGTGGTTAATCTGTGCGCAATTGTGATAGTTGTTCTTCCTTTCGACAAATCTGCTAGCGACCGCTGCACCAGCTTCTCACTTTCATTGTCCAGAGCTGATGTAGCTTCATCGAGAATGAGGATTGGTGGGTTCTTGAGAAATACCCTTGCAATGCTAATACGCTGCTTCTGACCACCTGACAGCTTCATACCTCGCTCACCGACACTCGTATTATATCCGTCAGACATCTCTCTTATGAATTCGTCAGCTCCCGCGAGCTTTGCAGCCTGTTCAATCTCTTCCATTGTCGCTCCTGGTTTTCCATAAGCGATATTACCTGCAATAGTATCGGAGAATAGATATACATCCTGCTGAACCATTCCTATGTGCGATCTAAGCGACTTGCATGTCAGCTGTCTAATGTCGTAACCATCTACTTTGATGCTTCCCTCCGAAACCTCATAAAACCTTGGAATAAGGTTGCAAAATGTCGTCTTTCCTGCTCCTGATGGCCCTACCAAAGCGAGGTTTTCTCCAGGTTTAATGCTTAGGTTGATCTTATTGAGTATTTCCTCGCTGTCACTATATCTAAATGTAACATCGTTGAATTCAATTGCACCCTTGATGTCCTTTAAATCGATAGCATCAGGTGCATCATCGATCTCTATAGGCTCATCCATAACCTCGATGAATCTCTCAATCCCTGTCATTCCACGCTGAAACTGCTCAGTGAACTCTACAATTCTTCGAACTGCTTCTAGCAGCACTCCTATATACATCATAAAGGCTACGAAGTCACCTGTGGTAATCCTTCCGTTCTTAAGTTCAAATGATCCAACAAGGATTACAACTATATACATTAAGCCATCGAATGTGCGTGTAACACTGCGGAACCCTGCCATCGCCTTATACCCTATGGCCTTTACCCCCAGGAATCTCGAATTATCTACATCGAATCTAGCCTGCTCAAATT
Coding sequences within it:
- a CDS encoding RrF2 family transcriptional regulator, whose protein sequence is MIVSTKGRYALMVMIDLANHDDGGYVSLADISDRQKLSMKYLENVVSMLNKGGMLRSLRGKNGGYRLIKSPEDYNIGEILRITEGSLAPVDCIKSGEVSCGRAHSCVTLPLWIGLDKVIDEYLDNITLQDLMTGNVDKLIQDQDTSR
- a CDS encoding ABC transporter ATP-binding protein, producing MGESKDKVMSSSYLIRRFAPYFKPYKGILIFDLICASFTTVSDIVLPLLIRYISNVVAADFAEFTTDLIVKIVGIYLCLRAVDVVANYYMQNTGHVMGAKIETDMRRDLYEKCQNLSYSYYSENKTGQLISRITSDLFDITEFAHHCPEEYWIASIKIILGFVLLVRIDALLTVLMFAIIPIMIAATYTFRKKMRRAFKMQRSGLGEINSHVEDSLLGIKVSKSFANEEFEQARFDVDNSRFLGVKAIGYKAMAGFRSVTRTFDGLMYIVVILVGSFELKNGRITTGDFVAFMMYIGVLLEAVRRIVEFTEQFQRGMTGIERFIEVMDEPIEIDDAPDAIDLKDIKGAIEFNDVTFRYSDSEEILNKINLSIKPGENLALVGPSGAGKTTFCNLIPRFYEVSEGSIKVDGYDIRQLTCKSLRSHIGMVQQDVYLFSDTIAGNIAYGKPGATMEEIEQAAKLAGADEFIREMSDGYNTSVGERGMKLSGGQKQRISIARVFLKNPPILILDEATSALDNESEKLVQRSLADLSKGRTTITIAHRLTTIKSADRIIVLNQDGIAEEGTHDELMAKDGIYANMYRMYQL